The genomic DNA TTGCCGGACTGAGGACGATTTCTGAAACTGGTCCTGGTAATCAACCCCGCACTATTTCTGACCCCAGAGAACCGATCGATGTCGGTGTAATTTTGAATATCGCCGTGGAACAAATTGATGACAATGGCTTTATTACTCTCTCTGTTTCCCCCGAGGTTAGTTCCCCTGGAGAACCAATCCGCGGTCCAGACCAGGTTTTAATTCAACAGTTAGTTAATCGCCGCCGCCTCGACACAGGCAATATCCGCCTACGGGACGGACAAACTCTCTTTCTAGCAGGGATTATTCAGGAAATCGATCGACAGAATGTGTTCAAAACTCCCCTTCTCGGTGATATTCCGTTGATTGGTAGTTTATTCCGATCGACTACTACAGCCAAGGAAAGAAGGGAGGTAGTTGTGTTGATTACCCCCAAAATCATTGACTAGATTGGCACTCCTCCATTGCTTCAATAACGTGAGCGGCATACATTAGAGAAGGCCCTCCCCCCATAAACACAGCAATTGCCAAGGTTTCCATGATCTCTTCTTTGGATGCGCCCTCCTGCAAAACCGCCTGGGTGTGAAAAGCGATGCAATCATCACAACGACTGCCAACAGCTAGGGCGAGGGCAATCAATTCTTTAGTTTTTGTATCCAAGGCACCCCTGGCACTAGCACTTTTGTTGAGAGCATAAAATGATTTCATTACCTCAGGCAATGCCTCTTGGATTTTGGCAGTGTGCTGGCGAATCCGCTGGGTGCGTTCTTTGTATGTCACGGTCTCTACCTCTAGATTTTGCGATGGGTGTTCACTGGGGTAAGGAGAGCTTCAACGATCGGGTTTGCTGTTCTACCACAGAATCCAAAGCAACGGCATCAGTGGCTTCAGGTGTATTCAGTTCCGAAGGGGGAACCACTTGCCAGAATCGAGGTAAATAGTCTTCCCAGCGATCGAGAATTAACTTCACCTTGTGGCTGCCCGTTGCTGCTAAACTCATCTGCAGCAAATCCTGCAGTTGGGCAATTCCTGCCTGGGTTTTCACCCTTTGCACCGTCAGAGTTTCCTTACTCAAGCGCGCCTTGAAGCGACCGTCCTCATCTAGGAAGTAGGCAATGCCCCCTGTCATACCGGCACCGACATTCCGCCCCGTTGTCCCCAGAACAACCACTACACCCCCCGTCATGTATTCGCAACAGTGATCCCCTGCGCCTTCAATTACTGCCTTAGCACCAGAGTTACGCACAGCAAACCGTTCCCCTGCCCTGCCATAGGCAAATAGATACCCCCCTGTGGCTCCATATAGACAGGTATTACCTACGATCGAGTTCTCCGAGGGGTCATAAGTATAGCCCGCCGGGGGAGTGATGCTGATCATGCCGCCCCGCATCCCCTTGCCTACGTAGTCGTTGGCTTCCCCAATCAGATGGAGATGCATCCCGTCGATATTGAAGGCACCGAAGCTCTGCCCCGCTGCCCCCCGAAACTCCAACCGCAGCCGACTCGCTAAACCACTATCGCCATACTTCTTGGCAATCACTCCAGCTATGCGCGCCCCCACCGCCCGATCGGTATTAACAATTGTTAGCTGCAGGTTTAGGTCTTGCTGTTCCTCGATCGCTCTTTGCACGTCCGCCCGCGCCAAAATGGCATCATCCAGGACAGTACCGTTACTATGAGCTGTAGTTGGGTGAGCAAGCCAAGCACGATCGGTTTTCACCTCAGGCAACCGCAGTAGGCAGTCTAGGTCGATCTGATTAACATCCAGTTTGGTCAACTCCACATCCTGCCGTCGCCGCAACAGGTCAGACCGCCCAATGATTTCCTGGAGCGACCGATAGCCCAACTGCGCCAAGATGTGACGGACTTCCTCTGCCACAAATAGGAAGAAATTGACTACATGGTCAGGCACTCCAGGGAAACGTTTACGGTACTGCTCCAACTGGGACGTGACCCCCACGGGGCACTTGTTGGTATGACAGACTCGCGCCATAATGCAGCCCTCTGCAATCATTGCGGCTGTGCCAAAGCCGTATTCCTCACCCCCCAAAAGTGCCGCCATCACTACATCCCAGCCCGCCTTGAAGCCACCGTCTACCCGCAGCAACACCCGATCGCGCAGCTGATTTTCCAGCAATACCTGATGTACTTCGGTTAAGCCCAACTCCCAGGGAACGCCAGCATGTTTAATGGAACTGAGGGGAGAAGCTCCTGTCCCGCCATCGTGTCCAGAGATTTGAATGATGTCTGCGTTAGCCTTGGCTACCCCTGCTGCTACCGTGCCGATGCCGATTTCCGCCACTAGCTTGACCGAAACTTTGGCACGGGGATTGATTTGGTGCAGGTCATAAATTAACTGGGCAAGGTCTTCGATCGAATAGATGTCATGGTGGGGGGGTGGGGAGATCAGCTGTACCCCTGGCTTGGAATGGCGGAGCATGGCGATATACTCACTGACCTTTGTCCCTGGCAGTTGTCCCCCTTCCCCTGGCTTAGCTCCCTGGGCAATCTTGATTTCCAGCTGATCGGAACTGACAAGGTAAGCAGGGGTTACGCCAAATCGCCCCGACGCTACCTGTTTGATTGCCGAGTTAGGGGTATCACCATTGCGTAAACCCCGCAGATGGGGAAATGTGGGGGATATACCAGTCTCAGGGTCGACATCGTCGATCACCTGGGCCCGGATAGGGTCTTCGCCCCCCTCACCGCAGTTAGATTTGCCCCCCAGCCGATTCATGGCGATTGCCAAGACTTCGTGGGCTTCCCGGGAGAGCGCCCCTAGAGACATTGCCCCTGTACAAAAACGCTTGACAATATTCTCTGCCGGCTCTACTTCTTCCAAGGGAATCGGCTCCCGATCGGAGTGAAATTCCAATAAATCCCGCAGTGCTGTGGGGGGACGGTTTTCCAGATGCTGGCGATAGAGTTCGTAGTGGTTGTAGTCCTTGCCTTCCACTGCCTTGTGGAGTGCTTTTACCATTTCCGGAGAGTTCATGTGGTATTCCCCACCAGGACGGTATTGCACAAAACCCGCGTTTTCTAACTTTTGTACCTGCAACTCAGGGAAAGCCTGCTGATGGAAGCTAATTACCTCCCTGGCTAAATCGCGGAAGTTCATGCCCCCTATACGGGAAACTGTCCCCGCAAAACACTTGGCAATCACT from Pseudanabaenaceae cyanobacterium SKYG29 includes the following:
- a CDS encoding glutamate synthase-related protein produces the protein MVAYSIPGQPWLVAERDSCGVGFIADRLGRSSHKILSLTLKALECVEHRGGCSADRDSGDGSGVLTAIPWQIFQREMVGVDPNTCAVGMFFLPQDPDKQTICREITATVAQEEGLTVLGWRVVPCNKDVLGRQARENLPQIEQAVFLSPDDRSTYITRRRIKLAIEKHYPHWHQEFYIASLSKKTIVYKGMVRAEVLDRFYLDLQDPDFVTPFAVYHRRFSTNTMPKWHLAQPMRLLGHNGEINTLLGNINWFKAREGSLEHPTWGDRLADIRPILKENESDSANLDHVFELLVETGRNPLEALMILVPEAYRSQPDLEDKPAIVDFYDFYSGIQEPWDGPALLAFSDGKVVGALLDRNGLRPARYLITKDDLVIVSSEAGTVPVPEENVLEKGRLGPGQTIAVDLEQQQILKNWDIKLDIAQRQPYGQWVREHRLELLPQPFANHTSLDEKRLLAYQTAFGYTQEDVDMVIEAMAESGKEPVFCMGDDIPLAVLSQRPRLLYDYFKQRFAQVTNPAIDPLREGMVMSLEVYLGRKGNLLNPDPTAARLVHLQSPVLNEAELEALYETNRSVQSLHILFPLADGIDALEQTIDTLCQRAVELVKNGCEILVLSDRGLDANWAFIPPLLAVGAVHHRLIQEGLRMQVSLVVETAQCWSTHHFACLIGYGASAVCPYLALETVRQWWQKPKTQTLMAQGKLKQMTVAEVQASYRQAVEGGLLKILSKMGISLLSSYHGAQIFEAIGLGQAVIAKCFAGTVSRIGGMNFRDLAREVISFHQQAFPELQVQKLENAGFVQYRPGGEYHMNSPEMVKALHKAVEGKDYNHYELYRQHLENRPPTALRDLLEFHSDREPIPLEEVEPAENIVKRFCTGAMSLGALSREAHEVLAIAMNRLGGKSNCGEGGEDPIRAQVIDDVDPETGISPTFPHLRGLRNGDTPNSAIKQVASGRFGVTPAYLVSSDQLEIKIAQGAKPGEGGQLPGTKVSEYIAMLRHSKPGVQLISPPPHHDIYSIEDLAQLIYDLHQINPRAKVSVKLVAEIGIGTVAAGVAKANADIIQISGHDGGTGASPLSSIKHAGVPWELGLTEVHQVLLENQLRDRVLLRVDGGFKAGWDVVMAALLGGEEYGFGTAAMIAEGCIMARVCHTNKCPVGVTSQLEQYRKRFPGVPDHVVNFFLFVAEEVRHILAQLGYRSLQEIIGRSDLLRRRQDVELTKLDVNQIDLDCLLRLPEVKTDRAWLAHPTTAHSNGTVLDDAILARADVQRAIEEQQDLNLQLTIVNTDRAVGARIAGVIAKKYGDSGLASRLRLEFRGAAGQSFGAFNIDGMHLHLIGEANDYVGKGMRGGMISITPPAGYTYDPSENSIVGNTCLYGATGGYLFAYGRAGERFAVRNSGAKAVIEGAGDHCCEYMTGGVVVVLGTTGRNVGAGMTGGIAYFLDEDGRFKARLSKETLTVQRVKTQAGIAQLQDLLQMSLAATGSHKVKLILDRWEDYLPRFWQVVPPSELNTPEATDAVALDSVVEQQTRSLKLSLPQ
- a CDS encoding carboxymuconolactone decarboxylase family protein; amino-acid sequence: MTYKERTQRIRQHTAKIQEALPEVMKSFYALNKSASARGALDTKTKELIALALAVGSRCDDCIAFHTQAVLQEGASKEEIMETLAIAVFMGGGPSLMYAAHVIEAMEECQSSQ